The Methanobrevibacter sp. genome contains a region encoding:
- a CDS encoding right-handed parallel beta-helix repeat-containing protein: MQEKIDKAENNSTIIFANDYAYDNGFTANGILINKSLTIDGKGYIINANHQSRIFNITAANVTLKNINFINGNASYGGAIIWNNADNGKITDCLFENNEAHDGGAVFWDSGTEGRIIGSTFISNNVIWRGGAIQIVNASICEIKDCTFDNNSANRSAGAIYVNNCSCVSIDNSIFENNEVNYSGGAIYFDGDNGVISNSNFTNNKARYNGATCMNGENGNVVNCVFTDNFATESAGALGWERKGNGIIEKCTFTGNAAPIGGAVYQNSAINVSIINSIFESNTASKDGGAVFWDNGTEGRIIGSTFKSNNASYGGAITCENENLTITNCNFMDNIASRHGGAIFFNNTGTVENCNFTYNNATKGNGGAVWIRSGSFENCYFTDNNASNRGGAVYIFDDGNVTNCNFDENVASGRGGALYFYTGGNVENCNFTENTASDDGGAVYIHDESRLINCNFVNNTASDGGAVYINSNAIVENCDFTDNVVNDGNGGAVWIGSGSFENCYFTDNRASNRGGAIYIFDDGNVTNCNFDENVASGRGGALYFYTGGNVENCNFTENTASNDGGAIYFYDKSTVTNCNFIDNVASGWGGAIRMHSGSVENCDFIDNIASNNGGAICFNGDSSVINCEFYENCADYGGAIWSTNNTLVTNSKFNKNTAISGGAIYSNNDVTIENCQFSQNDADHGGAIFTYSGANVTDCEFIGNGADNGGAIAAITELYVNKSGFFANEGDNGGAIFAVNNTVIEDCVFYDNHAEYGGAVYLVQDGTVNGSSFSLNAADYGGAVYSNSTLSVADSKFINNNAITGGAIYANEGESTISNSTFSYNEAYEGGAIYNNGSSSTIIGSGFAYNTAKYGGAIYNGAEDAFIKGTTFTANNAEHGGAIYNMEYIDISNSKFENNTAKYGGAIDSYDIGLDIRNTDFTNNTAAVYGGAIYNENSEIDIAYSNFTNNTAEYGGAIENRYYITMDNCRLENNNARQGGAIDNDLGETTIENTEFTQNTAGYGGAIYNDNGKTTIKNTEFTQNTAGYGGAVRVYEGEISIENADFTNNSAAVYGGAIDNDFGEATIENADFTQNTARYGGAISNDGKATINGSKFTANNATEGNAIQTETDISISNSEFISNGEDCIDVGGGAKITLNNISSDVQLVNDAISMKILEAEDVIYGNDVNIKVQVKSSAIDPVNSGKVVVKINNVEYSVDVKDGIATLVISKLDAGTYNANVTYIDNEGMSRAEIPVNFTVNIKNIKIYANSASYVINYGGTYSADFINVNDNDTVTFTLNGKNIGTSTIINGAASIKLTVNILKTAKAGQKNMVITIENSNYSPTSKTVKITINKEKTKITAKAKKFKRTTKTKKYTITLKNSKGKAVKKVKVYLKVKGKTYAAKTNSKGKATFKITKLTKKGTYKAVIKYKGNGYYNKVTKNIKIKIM; the protein is encoded by the coding sequence TTGCAAGAAAAGATTGACAAAGCGGAAAATAATTCCACAATAATATTTGCAAATGATTATGCTTATGATAATGGATTTACAGCAAATGGAATTTTAATTAACAAAAGTTTAACAATTGACGGAAAAGGTTATATCATTAACGCTAACCACCAATCAAGAATATTTAATATTACAGCAGCCAATGTTACTTTGAAGAATATCAATTTCATTAACGGTAATGCATCTTATGGAGGGGCTATAATTTGGAACAATGCCGATAATGGAAAAATTACCGATTGCCTATTTGAGAATAACGAAGCTCATGATGGTGGGGCCGTATTTTGGGATAGTGGAACCGAAGGAAGAATAATTGGGTCTACATTCATAAGTAATAATGTAATTTGGAGAGGTGGAGCAATACAGATAGTCAATGCAAGCATTTGTGAAATCAAGGATTGTACGTTTGATAATAATAGTGCTAATAGGTCTGCTGGAGCGATATATGTAAATAACTGTAGTTGTGTCTCCATAGACAATTCAATATTTGAAAACAATGAGGTTAATTACTCCGGTGGAGCCATATATTTCGATGGTGACAATGGTGTAATTTCCAATTCAAATTTCACAAACAATAAAGCTCGCTATAATGGTGCTACATGTATGAATGGTGAAAATGGAAATGTAGTCAACTGTGTATTCACTGACAATTTTGCAACGGAAAGTGCAGGAGCACTGGGATGGGAGAGAAAAGGAAATGGAATCATTGAAAAGTGCACATTCACAGGTAACGCTGCACCAATAGGTGGTGCCGTATATCAAAACAGTGCAATCAACGTTTCCATAATAAACTCAATATTTGAAAGCAACACTGCAAGCAAAGATGGTGGGGCCGTATTCTGGGATAATGGAACCGAAGGAAGAATAATTGGATCCACATTTAAAAGCAATAATGCATCTTACGGTGGAGCCATTACTTGTGAAAACGAAAATCTAACAATTACAAACTGTAATTTTATGGATAACATCGCTTCCCGTCATGGTGGTGCAATTTTCTTTAATAATACTGGTACTGTAGAAAATTGTAATTTTACCTATAACAATGCAACCAAAGGTAATGGAGGTGCCGTTTGGATTAGATCAGGCAGTTTTGAAAATTGTTACTTTACCGATAACAATGCTTCCAATAGAGGTGGAGCAGTATACATTTTTGATGACGGCAATGTAACAAATTGTAATTTTGATGAAAACGTAGCTTCTGGCCGTGGCGGGGCACTTTACTTCTATACCGGAGGCAATGTAGAGAACTGTAATTTCACTGAAAACACCGCTTCCGACGATGGAGGTGCAGTCTACATCCATGATGAGTCAAGACTAATAAACTGTAATTTTGTCAATAACACAGCTTCCGATGGAGGTGCAGTTTACATTAATAGCAATGCTATTGTGGAAAATTGTGATTTTACTGATAATGTTGTAAACGATGGTAATGGCGGTGCAGTCTGGATTGGATCAGGCAGTTTTGAAAATTGTTACTTTACCGACAACAGAGCTTCCAATAGAGGTGGAGCAATTTACATTTTTGATGACGGCAATGTAACAAATTGTAATTTTGATGAAAACGTAGCTTCTGGCCGTGGCGGGGCACTTTACTTCTATACCGGAGGCAATGTAGAGAACTGTAATTTCACTGAAAACACCGCTTCCAACGATGGGGGTGCAATTTACTTCTATGACAAGTCAACAGTAACAAATTGTAATTTTATTGATAATGTTGCTTCTGGATGGGGCGGTGCTATAAGGATGCATTCCGGCAGTGTTGAAAATTGTGATTTCATTGACAACATTGCTTCTAATAACGGTGGTGCCATTTGCTTTAATGGTGATAGTAGCGTAATTAATTGTGAATTCTACGAAAACTGTGCAGACTATGGTGGAGCAATATGGAGTACAAACAATACCCTCGTAACCAATAGTAAATTCAATAAGAATACTGCCATAAGCGGAGGAGCAATTTATTCAAATAATGACGTGACTATTGAAAATTGCCAATTCAGCCAGAATGATGCCGACCATGGCGGAGCAATATTCACTTATTCCGGTGCAAATGTGACCGACTGTGAATTCATCGGAAATGGTGCAGACAACGGCGGAGCAATAGCTGCAATAACAGAACTGTATGTAAATAAAAGCGGATTCTTTGCAAATGAGGGTGATAATGGTGGTGCGATTTTTGCTGTTAACAATACTGTCATCGAAGATTGTGTATTCTACGATAACCATGCAGAATATGGTGGTGCGGTTTACCTTGTTCAAGATGGAACTGTAAACGGCAGCAGTTTCTCACTAAATGCGGCCGATTACGGTGGAGCAGTCTACAGTAACTCCACATTGTCAGTGGCAGACTCCAAGTTCATAAACAATAATGCTATAACCGGAGGAGCAATCTATGCCAATGAAGGCGAGTCAACCATATCAAATTCCACATTCAGCTACAATGAGGCATACGAGGGCGGTGCAATCTACAACAACGGTAGCAGTTCAACTATAATTGGATCCGGATTTGCATACAACACTGCTAAATATGGTGGAGCAATCTACAATGGTGCAGAGGATGCATTTATAAAAGGCACTACTTTCACAGCTAACAATGCAGAACATGGTGGAGCAATCTACAATATGGAATATATCGATATTTCAAACTCCAAATTTGAAAACAACACTGCGAAATACGGAGGTGCAATAGATAGCTATGACATTGGACTAGATATAAGAAACACAGACTTCACAAACAACACTGCTGCAGTATATGGTGGAGCAATCTACAATGAGAACTCCGAAATAGACATAGCATACTCCAACTTCACAAACAACACTGCAGAATATGGTGGAGCAATCGAAAACAGGTATTACATAACTATGGATAATTGCAGACTGGAAAACAACAACGCAAGACAGGGTGGAGCAATCGACAATGATTTAGGTGAAACAACCATAGAAAACACAGAGTTTACACAGAACACCGCAGGATATGGTGGAGCAATCTATAATGACAATGGTAAAACAACCATTAAAAACACAGAGTTTACACAAAACACCGCAGGATATGGTGGAGCAGTCAGAGTTTATGAGGGTGAAATAAGTATAGAAAACGCAGACTTCACAAACAATAGTGCTGCAGTATATGGTGGAGCAATCGACAATGATTTTGGTGAAGCAACCATAGAAAACGCAGACTTCACACAAAACACTGCAAGATATGGTGGAGCAATCAGCAATGATGGAAAAGCAACCATAAACGGTTCCAAATTCACTGCCAACAATGCAACTGAGGGTAATGCAATTCAAACCGAAACCGACATTTCAATCAGCAATTCCGAATTCATCAGCAATGGCGAAGATTGCATAGATGTTGGAGGTGGTGCCAAAATAACTTTAAATAACATTTCAAGTGATGTTCAATTGGTAAACGATGCAATAAGCATGAAAATCCTTGAAGCTGAAGATGTCATTTACGGCAATGACGTCAACATTAAAGTTCAGGTAAAAAGCAGTGCCATCGATCCAGTAAACAGTGGCAAAGTTGTTGTTAAAATCAATAATGTTGAATATAGCGTTGATGTAAAAGATGGAATCGCAACACTTGTTATTTCTAAATTAGATGCTGGAACCTACAATGCCAATGTCACATACATTGACAATGAGGGCATGTCACGAGCAGAGATTCCTGTCAATTTCACTGTCAATATAAAAAATATCAAAATTTATGCAAATTCCGCATCATATGTCATTAACTATGGCGGAACATACAGTGCAGATTTCATAAATGTAAATGACAACGATACAGTGACATTTACACTAAACGGCAAAAACATTGGAACATCAACTATCATAAATGGAGCTGCTTCAATAAAATTGACTGTAAATATCTTAAAAACCGCAAAAGCCGGTCAAAAGAACATGGTAATTACAATTGAAAACAGCAATTACTCTCCAACAAGTAAAACTGTCAAAATTACCATCAATAAGGAGAAAACAAAAATAACCGCTAAAGCAAAAAAATTCAAAAGAACAACAAAAACCAAAAAATACACAATAACCCTGAAAAACAGCAAAGGAAAAGCAGTTAAAAAAGTAAAAGTTTACTTAAAAGTTAAGGGTAAAACATACGCTGCTAAAACCAACAGCAAAGGTAAAGCAACATTTAAAATTACCAAATTAACTAAAAAAGGAACTTACAAAGCAGTCATCAAATATAAAGGAAACGGCTACTACAACAAAGTAACCAAAAACATTAAAATTAAAATAATGTAG
- a CDS encoding DUF308 domain-containing protein: protein MESNQISGILSVILGLIFIICPIFGVAAVSVLIGVSLIFLGLILILSGFRALNVIIGILAIVVGLVFVFNIAALSFLIGLQFYVIGILLILAGIAGLISDSEMPKFASVVVLILGLISIAFGAFSFGNPMFVAILIGVALVIEGIGLYLQ, encoded by the coding sequence ATGGAGTCAAATCAAATATCTGGAATATTGTCTGTAATTTTAGGATTAATCTTTATAATTTGCCCTATTTTTGGTGTTGCAGCAGTGTCTGTTCTTATTGGAGTAAGCTTAATATTCTTAGGTTTAATACTTATTCTAAGTGGATTTAGAGCACTTAATGTCATTATTGGAATTTTAGCCATTGTAGTTGGGTTAGTATTCGTATTTAACATTGCCGCATTGTCATTCCTTATAGGATTGCAATTCTATGTTATCGGTATCCTATTAATCTTGGCAGGTATTGCCGGTCTTATTTCAGATTCAGAAATGCCCAAATTTGCTTCAGTTGTGGTTTTAATCCTTGGTTTAATATCAATTGCTTTTGGAGCATTTTCATTTGGCAATCCAATGTTTGTTGCTATTCTTATAGGTGTGGCTTTAGTCATCGAGGGAATAGGATTATATCTACAATAG
- a CDS encoding KamA family radical SAM protein, with amino-acid sequence MRYDNIDINREKSLIRSNELDEIAIDDIEHKSKVRTGFSEFSRKIYDDTKSKILKELDATEEDWNDPKWQMKNRISTVDEITKYTDLTEEEYENIKKVSEEYRFAITPYYFSLIDFNNPNCPIRLQSFPDIRELDEGGILDPMNEEQSNPSGRITRRYPNKLIINVTNACPMYCRHCQRRRLIGKSDKNTPKEDIDESIEFIKNNEAIREVLVTGGDALMLSNSQLERIFHKLSQISHVEVIRVGTRTLATLPYRIDEELAVLLRKYRVQLATQFNHACEITPEAVKAIDMLVDEGVLVRNQMVLLHNVNDDKYCIQKTNEELQKYRVITYYLFHPKDVKGIKHFQVDISKGLEVMKHLEGRTSGMCKPTYVYNSPNGLGKVPLVPMQNIENEEKGYKFTTWENRTFIQYFK; translated from the coding sequence ATGAGGTATGATAATATAGACATCAATAGAGAAAAATCTTTAATCCGCTCAAATGAACTTGATGAAATAGCTATTGATGATATTGAACACAAATCAAAAGTTAGAACAGGATTCAGTGAATTTTCCAGAAAGATATATGATGATACAAAAAGCAAAATCCTAAAGGAATTGGATGCAACCGAAGAGGACTGGAACGATCCCAAATGGCAAATGAAAAATCGTATCAGCACTGTTGATGAAATCACAAAATACACAGACCTTACCGAAGAGGAATATGAGAACATAAAAAAGGTAAGTGAAGAGTACAGGTTTGCAATAACCCCTTATTATTTTTCACTGATTGATTTCAATAATCCCAATTGCCCAATAAGATTACAGTCTTTTCCAGACATAAGGGAATTGGATGAAGGCGGAATATTGGACCCGATGAATGAGGAACAGTCCAACCCGTCAGGAAGGATAACCAGAAGATATCCAAACAAGCTAATCATTAATGTTACAAATGCATGTCCTATGTACTGCAGGCACTGCCAACGCCGCAGGCTGATAGGCAAATCCGATAAGAACACTCCTAAGGAAGACATTGACGAGTCAATCGAATTCATAAAAAACAATGAGGCAATCAGGGAAGTGCTGGTTACAGGCGGAGATGCATTAATGTTGAGCAACAGTCAACTGGAAAGGATATTCCACAAATTGTCCCAGATAAGCCATGTTGAGGTAATAAGGGTAGGTACAAGAACATTGGCAACGCTCCCATATAGAATAGATGAGGAATTGGCCGTCCTTCTTAGAAAATACAGGGTTCAGCTGGCCACTCAATTCAATCATGCCTGTGAAATCACTCCTGAGGCAGTTAAGGCAATTGACATGCTTGTGGACGAGGGGGTTCTTGTCAGAAACCAGATGGTTCTGTTGCATAATGTGAATGATGACAAGTACTGCATTCAAAAGACAAATGAGGAATTGCAGAAATATCGCGTAATTACATATTATCTCTTCCACCCTAAAGACGTGAAAGGCATCAAACACTTCCAGGTTGACATTTCCAAGGGACTGGAGGTCATGAAACATTTGGAAGGAAGAACAAGCGGAATGTGCAAGCCGACATATGTATACAATTCACCTAACGGGCTTGGAAAAGTGCCTTTGGTTCCAATGCAAAATATCGAAAACGAGGAAAAGGGCTATAAGTTCACAACATGGGAAAACAGGACATTCATACAGTATTTCAAATGA
- a CDS encoding tRNA-dihydrouridine synthase, whose protein sequence is MKDLFDTVSFGNLKLNSRIVRTGLWESQREQPGNLTPEIYDRYENLAASGVGLIITELYSLYPKDVFSKYSNTLNYNQFVREAKDLTDLVHLYDVPIFAQLGFVQYNKPTEQHIAVEKISIEDIRKIQTDFIIACKKLDYAGFDGVQIALGNYYFLTRFINPYFNKREDKYGGNTYNRLRIVLEIIKVIKQNTNLHINCRLNAFDIQKGGMTVEDTVEIAKILEDNGVDSLQITRPRSPQYFSRENYEKKILASACNDIIDNVSIPVIMGGGVRTQKQINNILNKTKVEFISMQRPFVADTSFLVDWQIDGDGEVKCKTCNNCYWKKTSTCFIYPKASLNVK, encoded by the coding sequence ATGAAAGATTTGTTTGATACTGTTTCATTTGGAAATTTAAAACTTAACAGCAGAATTGTCAGGACAGGTTTGTGGGAATCCCAAAGAGAACAGCCTGGAAATTTAACTCCTGAGATATATGACAGGTATGAAAATCTTGCCGCTAGCGGTGTTGGATTGATAATTACCGAATTGTACTCCCTTTATCCCAAGGATGTTTTCAGCAAGTATTCGAATACTTTAAACTACAATCAATTTGTACGCGAGGCAAAGGATTTGACAGATCTAGTTCATCTATATGATGTTCCCATCTTTGCACAGCTTGGTTTTGTACAGTACAATAAACCCACCGAACAGCACATTGCTGTTGAAAAGATATCAATTGAGGATATCAGAAAAATCCAGACAGACTTTATCATAGCATGTAAAAAATTAGACTATGCGGGTTTTGATGGTGTTCAGATAGCTTTGGGAAACTATTACTTTTTGACAAGATTCATCAATCCCTATTTCAACAAGAGGGAGGACAAATATGGAGGAAACACCTACAACCGCTTAAGGATAGTCTTGGAGATAATAAAAGTAATCAAGCAGAACACCAATCTTCACATCAACTGTCGCCTGAACGCCTTTGACATCCAAAAGGGAGGAATGACTGTTGAGGATACAGTGGAAATAGCTAAAATACTTGAGGATAATGGAGTGGATTCACTTCAGATTACACGTCCACGCTCACCCCAATACTTTTCCCGTGAAAACTATGAAAAGAAAATTCTGGCAAGCGCCTGCAACGACATTATTGACAACGTAAGCATTCCGGTCATTATGGGAGGAGGCGTTAGAACCCAAAAGCAGATCAACAATATACTTAACAAGACAAAAGTAGAGTTCATTTCCATGCAGCGCCCTTTTGTTGCAGACACCAGCTTTTTGGTTGATTGGCAGATTGACGGCGATGGAGAGGTGAAATGCAAAACCTGCAATAACTGCTACTGGAAGAAAACCTCGACCTGTTTTATATATCCAAAAGCATCATTGAATGTAAAATAA